The proteins below come from a single Parageobacillus thermoglucosidasius genomic window:
- a CDS encoding BMP family lipoprotein: MKKRFGFALSLVLTAGMLLSACGGQGGDNAGGKDTFSVAMVTDVGGIDDRSFNQSAWEGLQKFGKDNGLKKGRGGYDYLQSSSDADYATNLNKLVRSDFDVIYGIGYLMGDAVKEVAEQNPKKQFAIVDTVVDEPNVASITFKEHEGSFLVGVVAGLTTKTNKIGFIGGMEIPLIEKFESGFRAGVKAVNPNATVEVQYAGAFDQADKGKAIASSMYASGIDVIYHAAGGTGNGVFSEAKDLKKKDPNREIWVIGVDKDQAPEGVVKVGGKTYNVTLTSMVKRVDVAVYDVAKRSKEGDFPGGKTLEYGLPENGVGIAPTQDNIKPEVLKAVDEWKQKIVKGEVKVPMTRKEYKQFEASLK; this comes from the coding sequence ATGAAAAAACGATTTGGCTTCGCCCTTTCCCTTGTTTTGACGGCAGGCATGCTGCTAAGTGCATGTGGCGGGCAAGGAGGCGATAATGCCGGCGGCAAAGACACGTTTAGCGTTGCGATGGTAACAGATGTTGGCGGTATTGACGACAGATCTTTTAACCAGTCAGCATGGGAAGGATTGCAAAAATTCGGGAAAGATAATGGGCTGAAAAAAGGCAGAGGCGGTTACGATTACTTGCAGTCATCTAGCGACGCCGACTATGCGACGAACTTAAATAAACTTGTGCGCAGCGATTTTGACGTCATTTATGGAATCGGATATTTAATGGGAGATGCTGTCAAAGAAGTGGCTGAACAAAATCCGAAGAAGCAATTTGCGATCGTCGATACGGTCGTTGATGAGCCAAATGTGGCGAGCATTACGTTTAAAGAGCACGAAGGTTCGTTCCTTGTCGGGGTTGTTGCTGGGCTGACGACCAAAACGAATAAAATCGGCTTTATCGGTGGCATGGAAATTCCGTTAATTGAGAAGTTTGAAAGCGGATTCCGCGCTGGAGTTAAAGCGGTTAATCCGAACGCCACAGTGGAAGTGCAATATGCCGGCGCATTTGACCAAGCGGATAAAGGAAAAGCGATTGCATCAAGCATGTACGCTTCCGGCATTGACGTCATTTACCATGCCGCTGGCGGAACAGGAAACGGCGTATTTTCCGAAGCGAAAGACTTGAAAAAGAAAGACCCGAACCGCGAAATTTGGGTGATTGGCGTTGACAAAGACCAAGCACCAGAAGGCGTCGTGAAAGTAGGCGGAAAAACATATAACGTGACATTAACATCAATGGTGAAACGGGTCGACGTTGCCGTATATGACGTCGCAAAACGTTCCAAAGAAGGCGATTTCCCTGGCGGAAAAACGCTTGAATACGGTCTTCCGGAAAACGGAGTCGGCATTGCGCCAACACAAGACAACATTAAGCCAGAAGTGTTAAAAGCAGTTGATGAATGGAAACAAAAAATTGTTAAAGGTGAAGTAAAAGTTCCAATGACCCGCAAAGAATACAAACAATTTGAAGCGTCCTTAAAATAA
- a CDS encoding ABC transporter ATP-binding protein — translation MEYVIEMLNIRKVFGNFVANDNITLQLKKGEIHALLGENGAGKSTLMNVLFGLYQPDGGEIRVKGKKVNITDPNVANELGIGMVHQHFMLVDTFTVTENIILGSEPTKGGAIDIKRAEQEVRELSERYGLAVDPAAKIADISVGMQQRVEILKTLYRGADILIFDEPTAVLTPQEIHELIQIMKKLVKEGKSIILITHKLKEIMEVCDRVTVIRRGKGIATLNVAETNPNELASLMVGREVQFKTEKKPAQPGKPVLEIKDLVVKDARGVTAVNHLDLTVHAGEIVGIAGVDGNGQTELIEALTGLVKVESGSILLNGRDITNIPPRKIIEAGVGHIPQDRHKHGLVLDFPIGENMVLQTYYKPPYSKRGILNFKAIYEKARQLIAEFDVRTPDEYTKARALSGGNQQKAIIGREVDRNPDLLIAAQPTRGLDVGAIEFIHRRLIEQRDKGKAVLLVSFELDEVMNVSDRIAVIYEGKIVAIVNPKETTEQELGLLMAGSKRKEAGVSS, via the coding sequence TTGGAATATGTCATTGAAATGTTGAATATTCGAAAGGTGTTTGGCAATTTTGTCGCAAACGACAATATAACGTTGCAGTTAAAAAAGGGAGAGATTCATGCGCTCCTGGGGGAAAATGGGGCTGGAAAATCGACGCTCATGAACGTGCTGTTTGGCCTTTACCAGCCGGATGGAGGTGAGATTCGCGTTAAAGGAAAAAAAGTTAACATCACTGACCCGAATGTTGCGAATGAACTCGGAATTGGCATGGTGCACCAGCATTTTATGCTTGTTGATACGTTTACGGTAACGGAAAATATTATTTTAGGAAGCGAGCCGACAAAAGGCGGCGCCATTGATATAAAACGGGCAGAACAAGAAGTGCGCGAACTGTCGGAACGATACGGGCTTGCGGTAGATCCGGCGGCGAAAATCGCTGATATTTCCGTCGGGATGCAGCAGCGCGTTGAAATTTTAAAAACATTGTACCGTGGCGCCGACATTTTAATTTTTGACGAACCAACGGCGGTGTTAACTCCGCAGGAAATACACGAACTCATTCAAATTATGAAAAAATTAGTTAAAGAAGGAAAATCAATTATTTTAATTACCCACAAATTAAAAGAAATTATGGAGGTGTGCGACCGCGTCACGGTCATTCGCCGCGGAAAGGGAATCGCTACGTTAAACGTTGCGGAAACGAATCCAAACGAGCTCGCCTCTCTTATGGTCGGCCGCGAAGTCCAGTTTAAAACAGAAAAGAAACCGGCACAGCCTGGCAAACCGGTGCTTGAAATCAAAGATTTGGTGGTCAAAGATGCGCGCGGCGTGACCGCTGTCAATCATCTTGATTTAACGGTGCATGCTGGAGAAATCGTCGGCATTGCCGGGGTGGACGGCAACGGGCAGACGGAGCTGATCGAGGCGCTTACAGGGCTTGTGAAGGTAGAATCAGGCTCGATTTTGCTGAACGGCCGCGATATTACGAACATTCCGCCGCGGAAAATCATTGAAGCAGGCGTCGGCCATATTCCGCAAGACCGTCACAAGCACGGGCTTGTTCTTGATTTTCCGATTGGGGAAAATATGGTGCTGCAAACATATTACAAACCGCCATATTCCAAACGCGGGATTTTGAACTTTAAAGCAATTTATGAAAAAGCGCGCCAGCTCATTGCCGAATTTGATGTGCGCACTCCGGATGAATATACGAAAGCGCGGGCGCTGTCCGGCGGGAACCAGCAAAAAGCGATCATCGGCCGGGAAGTCGATCGCAACCCGGACTTGCTTATTGCCGCTCAGCCGACGCGCGGCCTTGACGTTGGGGCAATTGAGTTTATTCACCGGCGTTTGATTGAACAGAGGGATAAAGGAAAAGCGGTGCTTCTTGTTTCATTTGAACTCGATGAAGTGATGAATGTCAGTGACCGCATTGCCGTTATTTATGAAGGAAAAATCGTTGCTATTGTCAATCCGAAAGAAACGACAGAGCAAGAACTCGGGCTATTAATGGCGGGAAGTAAACGGAAGGAAGCAGGTGTATCTTCATGA
- a CDS encoding ABC transporter permease yields the protein MNSSRLNHFLVPVLAVLLGMIVGSIVMMVSGYNPIAGYSALLFGAFGDPYYIGETIRQTTPYILAGLAVAFAFRTGLFNIGVEGQLIVGWLAAVWVGVSFELPKAIHLPLAILAAALAGSLWALIPGILKAYLKVHEVIITIMMNYIALHVTNAIIRSVLSEEGFKSERVHESASLRSEFLESITYHSSVHYGIIIAIIGAVVMWFLLEKTTKGFELRAVGFNQHASQYAGMNVRANIILSMVISGAFAGIAGAMEGLGTFGNISVKSGFTGVGFDGIAVALIGGNNAFGILLSALLFGALKVGALEMPSSAGVPTELVDIIIALIIFFVASSYVIRLLLSRLKKGAE from the coding sequence ATGAATTCAAGTCGGCTTAATCATTTTCTTGTTCCTGTGCTCGCTGTTTTGTTAGGGATGATCGTCGGCTCGATCGTGATGATGGTTAGCGGCTATAATCCGATCGCAGGATATTCTGCGCTGCTGTTTGGCGCGTTTGGCGATCCGTATTACATTGGTGAAACGATCCGGCAGACGACGCCTTATATTTTGGCAGGTCTTGCCGTTGCATTTGCGTTCCGTACCGGTCTGTTTAACATCGGTGTGGAAGGCCAGCTCATTGTCGGCTGGCTCGCGGCAGTATGGGTCGGCGTATCGTTTGAACTGCCGAAAGCCATTCATCTGCCGCTTGCGATTTTGGCGGCAGCGCTGGCAGGATCTCTATGGGCACTCATTCCTGGGATTTTAAAGGCATATTTAAAAGTGCATGAAGTGATTATTACGATTATGATGAACTATATTGCCCTTCATGTGACCAACGCTATCATCCGCTCTGTTTTATCGGAGGAAGGCTTTAAATCAGAGCGGGTGCATGAAAGCGCGTCGCTTCGCTCGGAGTTTTTAGAATCCATCACGTACCATTCTTCTGTGCATTATGGCATTATCATTGCGATCATTGGCGCGGTCGTGATGTGGTTTCTCCTTGAAAAAACGACGAAAGGGTTTGAGTTGCGCGCGGTCGGGTTTAACCAGCATGCTTCGCAATACGCGGGAATGAACGTAAGAGCGAATATTATTTTATCGATGGTGATTTCTGGAGCATTTGCCGGAATTGCCGGCGCAATGGAAGGGCTAGGCACTTTCGGAAATATTTCGGTGAAATCCGGTTTTACTGGTGTTGGATTTGATGGAATCGCGGTTGCGCTGATTGGCGGAAATAACGCATTTGGCATATTGCTATCGGCGTTGTTGTTCGGCGCATTGAAAGTTGGAGCGCTGGAAATGCCATCAAGCGCGGGTGTGCCGACAGAACTAGTCGATATTATTATTGCGCTCATTATTTTCTTTGTCGCGTCAAGCTATGTCATTCGCTTATTATTATCTCGTTTGAAAAAGGGGGCGGAATAA
- a CDS encoding ABC transporter permease, giving the protein MSVFEILQVIIPTAIFFAAPLIFTALGGVFSERSGVVNIGLEGLMIIGAFVSIVFNLTFADTFGALTPWLALLAAMIVGTIFSLLHAVASVSFRADQVVSGVAINFLALGLSLFLVKKMYGKGQTDQIQIGFDKIDIPVLSDIPVIGPLFFSNTYVPSYLAIILAFVAWYVIYKTPFGLRLRAVGEHPMAADTLGINVTKMRYIAVMISGALGGIGGAVYATIISRDFSHATISGHGFMALAAMIFGKWHPIGAMGAALFFGLAQSLSIVGKTIPFLKTVPTVYLLIAPYVLTILALAGFIGRAEAPKASGTPYIKGKR; this is encoded by the coding sequence GTGAGCGTCTTTGAAATATTGCAAGTGATTATTCCAACTGCCATTTTCTTTGCTGCTCCCCTTATTTTTACCGCGCTTGGTGGCGTATTTAGCGAACGGTCCGGCGTTGTGAACATCGGTTTGGAAGGATTAATGATCATCGGAGCGTTTGTTAGCATCGTTTTCAACTTGACGTTTGCCGACACGTTCGGGGCGCTTACCCCATGGCTCGCTTTGCTTGCTGCGATGATCGTCGGCACCATTTTTTCGCTGCTCCACGCCGTTGCATCTGTTTCGTTTCGCGCTGATCAAGTCGTCAGCGGTGTGGCGATTAACTTTTTAGCGCTTGGATTGTCGCTCTTTTTAGTCAAAAAAATGTACGGAAAAGGGCAGACCGACCAAATTCAAATCGGATTTGATAAAATTGATATCCCTGTATTAAGCGATATTCCTGTGATCGGGCCGCTCTTTTTCTCTAATACGTACGTTCCATCATATTTGGCAATTATTTTGGCGTTTGTCGCTTGGTATGTCATTTACAAAACGCCGTTCGGTCTCCGGCTGCGCGCAGTCGGTGAACATCCGATGGCGGCAGATACATTGGGAATCAATGTGACGAAAATGCGTTACATTGCCGTTATGATCAGCGGAGCGCTGGGCGGAATCGGCGGTGCGGTGTACGCGACGATTATTTCCCGCGATTTCAGCCATGCAACGATTTCTGGGCACGGTTTTATGGCGCTCGCAGCGATGATTTTCGGAAAATGGCATCCGATCGGTGCGATGGGAGCAGCGCTGTTTTTCGGTTTGGCGCAAAGTTTAAGCATTGTCGGAAAAACGATTCCATTTTTAAAAACGGTACCGACGGTCTATTTGCTGATCGCGCCATATGTGCTGACAATTTTAGCGCTTGCCGGCTTTATCGGCCGTGCGGAAGCGCCGAAAGCTTCAGGCACGCCTTACATTAAAGGAAAACGGTAA
- the yfmF gene encoding EF-P 5-aminopentanol modification-associated protein YfmF has translation MVNEKITEIENINVHTIPTNKYKTNTLVWKMKAPLTKETVTLRALLPYVLQSGTAEHPSVKQLRTYLDELYGATLNVDLSKKGESHIITIRIDVANEVFLQEKIPLLRNALKLLSDIILHPALQDGRFVDRIVEQEKRALKQRIQAVYDDKMRYASLRLIQEMCKGEPYALHANGELDDVDRITAEELFQYYKKTLQEDEIDLYVIGDVQEETVLEAVASHFSLPNRTLRASAGEMVLSKKRNKVNEVIEKQDIKQGKLNIGYRTNITYEDDDYYALQMFNGIFGGFSHSKLFMNVREKASLAYYAASRLESHKGLLMVTSGIEPANYQKALQIIEKQMEAMKNGDITDEEIAQTKAVIRNQLLETIDTPRGLVEVLYHNVVAKRKRSMEEWLSGTDRISREEIVRVASKVELDTIYFLTGMEGTE, from the coding sequence TTGGTTAATGAGAAAATAACGGAAATAGAAAATATAAACGTCCATACGATTCCGACAAATAAATATAAAACCAATACGCTCGTATGGAAAATGAAAGCGCCGCTCACAAAAGAAACGGTGACATTGCGCGCCCTTTTGCCGTATGTGCTGCAAAGCGGCACCGCCGAGCATCCAAGCGTGAAGCAGCTGCGCACCTATTTAGATGAACTGTATGGCGCGACGTTGAATGTTGATTTATCCAAAAAAGGCGAAAGCCATATTATTACGATTCGCATCGATGTAGCCAATGAAGTGTTTTTGCAAGAGAAAATACCGCTTCTTCGCAATGCACTCAAGCTGTTAAGCGACATTATTCTTCACCCTGCCTTACAAGATGGCCGCTTTGTCGACCGCATCGTGGAGCAAGAAAAGCGGGCGCTGAAGCAGCGCATTCAAGCAGTATACGACGATAAAATGCGGTATGCAAGCTTGCGGCTGATTCAAGAAATGTGCAAAGGAGAGCCGTACGCCCTGCATGCTAACGGCGAATTAGATGATGTGGACCGCATCACGGCAGAGGAACTTTTTCAATATTACAAAAAAACGCTGCAAGAAGACGAAATCGATTTATACGTTATCGGAGATGTACAAGAAGAAACGGTATTAGAAGCAGTTGCCTCGCATTTTTCGCTGCCAAACCGCACACTTCGCGCCTCAGCGGGAGAAATGGTTTTAAGCAAAAAGCGGAATAAAGTAAACGAAGTGATCGAAAAGCAAGATATTAAGCAAGGAAAATTGAACATTGGCTACCGGACGAACATCACATATGAAGACGATGATTATTATGCGCTGCAAATGTTCAACGGCATTTTTGGCGGTTTTTCCCATTCTAAATTGTTTATGAATGTTCGCGAAAAAGCCAGCCTGGCGTATTATGCCGCCTCGCGTTTGGAAAGCCATAAAGGATTATTGATGGTTACATCCGGCATCGAACCAGCAAATTACCAAAAGGCGCTGCAAATTATTGAAAAGCAAATGGAAGCGATGAAAAACGGCGATATTACCGATGAAGAAATCGCGCAAACGAAAGCAGTGATCCGCAACCAATTGTTAGAAACGATCGATACGCCGCGCGGATTGGTGGAAGTCCTTTACCATAACGTTGTCGCGAAGCGGAAACGGTCAATGGAAGAATGGCTGTCAGGTACAGACCGGATATCACGGGAAGAAATCGTGCGCGTTGCCAGCAAAGTCGAGCTTGATACAATTTACTTCCTGACCGGAATGGAGGGAACGGAATAG
- the yfmH gene encoding EF-P 5-aminopentanol modification-associated protein YfmH has protein sequence MKKIVYEQLQEQLFYEKMENGLDVYILPKKGFNKTYATFTAKYGSVDNQFVPLGKTEMKRVPDGIAHFLEHKLFEKEDGDVFQQFSKQGASANAFTSFTRTAYLFSSTANVEKNLETLINFVQSPYFSEQTVEKEKGIIGQEIRMYDDNPDWRVYFGAIESMYQNHPVKIDIAGTVESISHITKELLYECYETFYHPSNMLLFIVGPVDEQKIMQQIRDNQAKKSFPKASEIQRFVYDEPKERAEEKKVIPMHVQTSKCIVGIKAPMVHPAGKEKLIHELAFNVLLDYLFGKSSPHYERLYELGLIDETFMYDYTEEREFGFAMVGGDTSDPDRLSEEIKQILLSFSSDSVTDAQLERVKKKRIGAFLRSLNSPEYIANQFTRYAFNEVSLFDVIPVLQSLTIGQIEQIAKQCFRESQIAVCQVVPKERK, from the coding sequence ATGAAGAAAATCGTCTATGAGCAGCTGCAGGAACAGCTGTTTTATGAAAAAATGGAAAACGGGTTAGATGTATATATTTTGCCAAAAAAAGGGTTTAATAAAACGTACGCAACGTTTACAGCAAAATATGGATCTGTTGACAATCAATTCGTTCCGCTCGGGAAGACGGAGATGAAACGGGTGCCGGACGGAATCGCCCACTTTTTAGAGCATAAATTGTTCGAAAAAGAAGATGGTGATGTGTTCCAGCAGTTCAGCAAACAAGGAGCGTCGGCAAACGCCTTCACTTCGTTTACGCGGACGGCCTATTTGTTTTCGAGCACGGCAAATGTGGAAAAAAATTTAGAAACGCTCATCAATTTTGTGCAAAGTCCGTATTTTTCGGAGCAAACGGTGGAAAAAGAAAAAGGAATCATCGGCCAAGAAATCCGCATGTACGACGACAATCCGGACTGGCGCGTTTATTTTGGCGCCATCGAAAGCATGTATCAAAACCATCCGGTGAAAATTGACATTGCCGGCACGGTTGAATCCATTTCCCATATTACGAAAGAATTGTTATACGAATGTTACGAAACGTTTTACCATCCGAGCAATATGCTGTTGTTTATCGTCGGGCCGGTCGATGAACAAAAAATTATGCAGCAGATTCGTGATAACCAAGCAAAAAAATCGTTTCCCAAAGCCAGTGAGATTCAGCGTTTTGTGTACGATGAGCCGAAAGAGAGAGCGGAAGAAAAGAAAGTCATTCCGATGCATGTGCAAACGAGCAAATGCATCGTCGGAATTAAGGCGCCAATGGTTCACCCGGCCGGTAAAGAAAAATTAATCCACGAGTTGGCGTTTAATGTTTTGTTAGATTATTTATTCGGGAAAAGCTCGCCACATTATGAACGGCTGTATGAGCTTGGGCTCATTGATGAAACGTTTATGTACGATTACACGGAAGAGCGGGAGTTTGGCTTTGCGATGGTCGGCGGGGATACGAGCGATCCGGACCGGCTTAGCGAAGAAATAAAACAAATATTGCTGTCTTTCTCCAGTGATTCCGTCACAGACGCGCAATTAGAGCGGGTGAAAAAGAAAAGAATCGGCGCGTTTTTGCGCTCGCTGAACTCTCCGGAATATATCGCCAACCAGTTTACGCGCTACGCGTTTAACGAAGTCAGCTTGTTTGATGTCATTCCAGTATTACAGTCATTAACGATCGGACAGATCGAGCAAATCGCCAAACAATGTTTCCGTGAATCGCAAATTGCGGTATGCCAAGTCGTTCCAAAAGAAAGAAAGTAG
- the ymfI gene encoding elongation factor P 5-aminopentanone reductase, with amino-acid sequence MKYALITGASGGIGTSIARQLAADGYGLLLHYYRRREQVEKLKNELANVHVIPVQADLSHENGVDELLSQINRPIDVIIHNSGNSYYGLITDMSDELVRRMVQLHVTSPILLTKKLLPQMIANKRGNIVVISSIWGLTGASCEVVYSMVKGGQNAFVKALAKELAPSGIRVNAVAPGAIDTDMLRRFSDEELRLIADDIPVGRIGTPDEVAKTVAFLLSDAASYITGQIISVNGGWYC; translated from the coding sequence ATGAAATATGCGCTTATTACCGGAGCAAGCGGGGGGATTGGGACAAGCATCGCCCGCCAGCTTGCTGCTGACGGCTATGGTCTTTTGTTGCATTATTACCGCCGCCGCGAGCAAGTGGAAAAGCTGAAAAATGAGCTGGCCAATGTCCACGTCATTCCTGTTCAAGCCGATCTTTCGCACGAAAACGGCGTGGACGAGCTGCTTTCGCAAATCAACCGCCCTATCGATGTCATTATCCATAATAGCGGAAACAGCTATTACGGCCTTATTACAGATATGAGCGATGAGTTGGTGCGGAGAATGGTTCAGCTCCATGTGACAAGCCCGATTTTGCTGACGAAAAAGCTGCTGCCACAGATGATCGCAAACAAGCGGGGAAATATCGTCGTTATTTCGTCGATTTGGGGCTTAACAGGCGCGTCTTGCGAAGTTGTCTATTCGATGGTCAAAGGCGGGCAAAACGCGTTTGTTAAAGCGCTCGCAAAAGAATTGGCGCCCAGCGGCATCCGCGTGAATGCCGTTGCTCCCGGGGCGATTGATACCGATATGTTGCGCCGCTTCAGCGATGAAGAATTGCGCTTGATCGCGGACGATATTCCGGTCGGGCGCATCGGCACGCCGGATGAGGTGGCGAAAACGGTGGCGTTTCTGCTCTCTGACGCTGCTTCATACATAACGGGACAAATTATTTCCGTCAATGGCGGTTGGTACTGTTAA
- a CDS encoding DUF3243 domain-containing protein has translation MSVLDNFEQWKDFLADRLQQAQQQGLNQQVIADVAYQIGDYLAKQVDPKNSEERLLADLWNVADEQEQHAIANMMIKLVQQK, from the coding sequence ATGTCTGTATTGGACAACTTCGAACAATGGAAAGACTTCCTGGCCGACCGCCTTCAACAAGCACAGCAGCAAGGCTTAAACCAACAAGTGATCGCAGACGTCGCTTACCAAATCGGTGATTATTTAGCAAAACAAGTGGACCCGAAAAACTCGGAAGAACGGCTGCTCGCTGATCTCTGGAACGTTGCCGATGAACAAGAACAGCACGCGATTGCAAACATGATGATCAAATTAGTGCAGCAAAAATAA
- a CDS encoding DUF3388 domain-containing protein, which produces MGKQEWYLEYEIHINRPGLLGDIASLLGMLSINIVTINGVHGSRRGMLLLCDNNEQIERLSTILQTMDNITVTKLRQPKLLDRLAVRHGRYIQRDADDKKTFRFVRDELGLLVDFMAEIFKEKGHKLIGIRGMPRVGKTESIVAASVCANKRWLFVSSTLIKQTVRSQLIEDEYSEDNIFIIDGIVSTRRANERHWQLIRELMRLEATKVVEHPDIFIRHTEYTLDDFHYIIELRNEPNEEITYDIIEQPSLFGNDGFSDFGF; this is translated from the coding sequence ATGGGGAAGCAGGAGTGGTATTTGGAATATGAAATACATATTAACCGTCCGGGGTTGTTAGGCGATATTGCTTCGTTGTTAGGAATGTTGTCTATCAATATCGTTACGATTAACGGCGTCCATGGTTCGCGGCGTGGCATGCTCCTTCTTTGTGATAATAACGAACAAATCGAACGGTTGTCTACCATTTTGCAAACAATGGATAATATTACCGTGACAAAGCTGAGGCAGCCAAAGCTGCTTGATCGCCTTGCTGTCCGCCACGGCCGCTATATCCAGCGCGACGCCGATGATAAAAAAACGTTTCGCTTTGTCCGCGATGAACTCGGACTGCTTGTTGATTTTATGGCGGAGATTTTTAAAGAGAAAGGCCACAAACTGATTGGCATTCGCGGAATGCCGCGTGTCGGCAAGACGGAGTCGATCGTGGCGGCAAGTGTTTGCGCGAATAAACGCTGGCTTTTCGTATCATCCACGCTGATTAAGCAAACGGTGCGCAGCCAGCTGATTGAAGACGAATATAGCGAAGACAATATTTTTATCATTGACGGTATCGTCTCTACCCGGCGGGCGAACGAGCGGCATTGGCAGCTTATTCGGGAACTGATGCGCCTTGAGGCGACAAAGGTGGTGGAGCATCCGGATATTTTTATCCGCCATACCGAGTACACACTGGATGATTTTCATTATATTATTGAATTGCGCAATGAGCCAAATGAGGAAATTACGTACGATATCATCGAACAGCCATCACTGTTTGGCAACGATGGGTTTTCTGATTTTGGCTTTTAA
- a CDS encoding helix-turn-helix domain-containing protein encodes MTELGKRLKEAREAKNISLDELQEMTKIQKRYLIGIEEGNYAIMPGNFYVRAFIKQYAEAVGLDPEEIFEEYKQDIPQSYQEEFPQQLSRVKTRQQISPSGSKWVDLLPKLLIAAVIVGIAIVIWLLLQQHDAGNKSGGQIAGDTTTEVERPKNSPLEKAAKEEKEKKQENKENKEKQQETEESPSSDFTLTIVEKSGNLSTIELANTDKFVIELTSKGTSWVEVYNTKGHSFFQGNLANGQTQTFDLSAETEVFVKIGRTLDVDMKVNGQPFTYPIDPKDEVYQKLKFVFKKS; translated from the coding sequence TTGACGGAACTAGGTAAACGTTTAAAGGAAGCAAGGGAAGCGAAAAACATTAGTTTGGACGAGTTGCAAGAGATGACGAAAATCCAGAAGCGCTATTTAATCGGCATTGAAGAAGGAAACTATGCGATTATGCCGGGAAATTTTTACGTTCGAGCGTTCATCAAACAATATGCCGAGGCAGTCGGCCTTGACCCGGAAGAAATATTTGAAGAGTACAAGCAAGATATTCCGCAATCGTATCAAGAAGAATTTCCGCAGCAATTATCGCGAGTAAAAACGCGGCAACAAATTTCGCCGAGCGGTTCGAAATGGGTGGATTTGTTGCCAAAATTGCTTATTGCTGCGGTGATCGTCGGCATTGCTATCGTGATTTGGCTGCTTTTGCAGCAACATGACGCAGGAAACAAATCGGGCGGTCAAATCGCGGGAGATACGACGACAGAAGTGGAACGTCCGAAAAACTCTCCGCTGGAAAAAGCCGCGAAGGAAGAAAAAGAGAAAAAACAGGAAAATAAAGAGAATAAGGAAAAACAACAAGAAACAGAGGAATCACCTTCTTCAGATTTTACGCTTACGATTGTGGAAAAAAGCGGAAATTTATCGACAATTGAATTGGCGAATACGGACAAGTTTGTCATTGAATTGACGTCGAAAGGCACCTCGTGGGTGGAAGTGTATAATACAAAAGGTCATTCCTTTTTCCAAGGAAATTTAGCGAACGGGCAAACGCAAACGTTCGATTTATCGGCGGAGACGGAAGTGTTTGTCAAAATCGGCAGAACGCTTGATGTTGACATGAAAGTGAATGGACAGCCTTTTACTTATCCTATCGACCCGAAAGATGAAGTATATCAAAAACTGAAATTTGTCTTTAAAAAATCGTAA
- the pgsA gene encoding CDP-diacylglycerol--glycerol-3-phosphate 3-phosphatidyltransferase produces MNLPNKITVARIMLIPLFLIVMLVPFGWGSMKIGTETLPIAHLVGALIFIIASTTDWIDGYYARKYQLVTNLGKFLDPLADKLLVSAALIVLVELQYAPSWMVIVIISREFAVTGLRLVLAGGGEVMAANMLGKIKTWTQIVAISALLLHNFPFSLISFPFADLALWVAVIFTIWSGWDYFAKNKHVFLHSK; encoded by the coding sequence GTGAATTTGCCGAATAAAATAACAGTGGCACGAATTATGCTAATACCGTTATTTTTAATAGTGATGCTCGTTCCGTTTGGGTGGGGTAGCATGAAAATTGGGACAGAAACGCTGCCCATCGCCCACCTTGTCGGTGCGCTTATTTTCATCATTGCTTCGACAACTGATTGGATTGACGGATATTATGCCCGGAAATATCAGCTTGTGACTAATTTAGGGAAGTTTTTGGACCCGCTCGCGGATAAGCTGCTCGTCTCAGCGGCGCTCATTGTGCTTGTTGAGCTTCAGTATGCGCCTTCATGGATGGTGATTGTCATCATCAGCCGTGAGTTTGCCGTTACGGGGCTTCGGCTTGTGCTTGCCGGGGGAGGGGAAGTGATGGCCGCCAACATGCTTGGCAAAATTAAAACATGGACGCAAATTGTTGCGATTTCCGCCCTTTTGTTGCACAATTTTCCTTTTTCTCTTATCTCCTTCCCGTTTGCGGATTTAGCGCTGTGGGTGGCAGTGATTTTTACGATTTGGTCTGGCTGGGATTATTTCGCCAAAAACAAACATGTTTTCTTGCATTCAAAATAG